From one Formosa sediminum genomic stretch:
- a CDS encoding DUF6168 family protein — MIKRILVFLLSIILLFVIAFTIHNYFMTEVMSYKLWHVYLYHFIATLIVYISMEAVLITLPEQVGYTYLALMLIKLGVFVLLFKDTVFKSEQLAQAERYALVVPLLLFLTLEAIAVAKLLNSK, encoded by the coding sequence ATGATTAAAAGAATACTCGTCTTTTTATTATCTATTATACTACTTTTTGTAATTGCTTTTACCATTCATAATTATTTTATGACAGAAGTCATGTCGTATAAGTTATGGCATGTGTATCTTTATCATTTTATAGCAACACTCATTGTATACATAAGTATGGAAGCTGTACTAATTACGCTCCCTGAGCAGGTAGGGTATACTTATTTAGCACTTATGCTTATTAAATTAGGCGTTTTTGTATTACTATTTAAGGATACTGTATTTAAAAGTGAGCAGTTAGCGCAAGCGGAGCGGTATGCACTAGTGGTGCCTTTGCTTTTGTTTTTAACTTTGGAAGCAATAGCTGTTGCAAAACTGTTAAACAGCAAATAG
- a CDS encoding AtpZ/AtpI family protein, translating into MTGQKKKQLNKYAKFTSIALQMGLTIYLGSILGEWLDQKFENENQLYFKIVTLVAVFVAMYAVIRQVLNITNSKKND; encoded by the coding sequence ATGACAGGTCAAAAGAAAAAACAGCTTAATAAATATGCTAAGTTTACTTCTATAGCATTACAAATGGGATTAACTATTTATTTAGGGAGTATCTTAGGTGAATGGTTAGATCAGAAATTTGAAAACGAAAATCAATTGTATTTCAAAATAGTAACACTGGTCGCTGTTTTTGTTGCGATGTATGCTGTAATAAGGCAAGTATTAAATATTACTAATAGCAAAAAAAATGATTAA
- a CDS encoding bactofilin family protein, with protein sequence MFKDSKKEKQQSVESSGNQNIIAQGTKIVGDLSSEGGFRIDGEIEGNLKTPGKVVVGKTGFINGTLEGTDAYFEGRFTGKLQLSGTLTLKSTANIQGDVVVAKLAVDPGANFDVTCIMKSGVKAMKNDRSKEKTA encoded by the coding sequence ATGTTTAAGGATAGCAAAAAAGAAAAACAGCAAAGTGTAGAATCTTCAGGAAATCAAAATATTATTGCACAAGGTACCAAAATTGTAGGTGACTTAAGTAGTGAAGGAGGGTTTAGAATTGATGGAGAAATAGAAGGCAATTTAAAAACTCCAGGTAAAGTTGTTGTAGGGAAAACAGGATTTATTAATGGTACTTTAGAAGGAACAGATGCTTATTTTGAAGGACGCTTTACAGGTAAATTACAATTATCAGGAACATTAACATTAAAATCTACTGCAAATATTCAAGGAGATGTAGTTGTTGCTAAACTAGCTGTAGATCCAGGAGCTAATTTTGATGTAACTTGTATTATGAAAAGTGGTGTAAAGGCTATGAAAAATGACAGGTCAAAAGAAAAAACAGCTTAA